GAGTTACCTGAAGGTGTTCCTCCCGAACTACTTCAACGCCCGGCGTCCCGGTTTCTTCGGTCTTTTGGGGAAGCTCGCCGTCATCGGCGACCGTTTGTCACCGTACGTCGCGTTTTGCTGTATTGTGTGTGCGTTCTGGATTCTGTTCATGCGTTGAGCGCTGCTGGCGAGAACTCGGCGTGTGTTGGATACATCGTAAGGACGGCCTTCCGCGGACCAAGACACCCTAGGCGACCCGGAGGTTGGCAGACCAAACAGCACGTACGCTGTTGTCTGAGGCACACAATAGTCTAAGGTTGCATTAAATCGATTGGAAGGCATACTAGACGCGTCGCCGCAAGATGATGCCAGAGCAGGCGTACCACGCAGCCGACACCCTGCCAAACCAGACGTTGTACGTGTCTAACCTGGACGACCAGGTACACGTCAACGACATCATAAAGCTGCTGTTCGAGCTGTTTATTCCCTATGGAGAGATCGTCGATATCCGCGCCCGCCGTACGCAGAAGCTACGGGGCCAGGCGTTCGTCTCATTCAGGTGAGCGTTGATCGCCCCCAATTTCATCGTTCGCAGCGAGATTTCTAGCGCTACCGCAGCCTTAAAAGGCGTCAACAATCGCATCTTTCTGAACCGGCCCATTAAGGTGGCCTATGCGCGCACGCAGTCGCACAGGTCCATGAAACCCTCGGAATGCTACCGCCTGCTGACGTCAGAGCGCCATCGCCCCTCGGACCCTGCGCCCACGCAGGACGCGGCCGAGGGCGCTCAGGacagcagcggcagccaCACTCTGTTCGTGGAGAACATGCATCCGGAGATGAACAAGATGGCAGTTGAGATTCTATTCAAGCAGTACCCGGGCTACAAGGACTGCCGCTTCGTGGAGGGCAAGTGCGTGGCGTTCGTCGACTTCGCGACGGAGTACCAAGGCGAGGTCGCCCTTcaggggctgcaggggttcAAAGTCTCGCACGGCCACGAGTTGCGCATATCGTTCGCCAAGTAGCGACGGGGCTGCCGGCAGCTCTACGTCGACTACCTCCGATGCATGTTGCGAATGCGGATCGGATACGCTTCACACTAATTCGCATCGTAATGATTGCTAGCGGTAGGCAGCTGCAGGGCTGCGCGTTGCTGGCCGCGTGTTATGGTGGCCGCTCGCGCGGGCGACATGTTCTGCCGTTACAGCGTCAGATCCGTTGAGCTGATAGATTTATGCCCACAGGCATTTCACGTTTAGTTTAAGAGCGGTTTTGATCGGTAGACTCGTTGCGGTAGCGCTACTCCGCGGTTAGACGTCCTCTTCTTCGCGCCAACCCCTCTCCGCTGGCATTGCTCCAGCGTGGCTGCCGAAGACTCTCGCTAGATGTGTTATTTATAGTTTAAGTCGTGGAGATGGCGCAGGGTGAGTTGGCGGCTGTTCGCGCGGCTCATGGGCTCAGAGAAAGAGGAAGGCGTGGGATGTGCAGCCGGTCTCATTGCGTTGATAAAACGCATGTTCAACCGGAAGGAGCGCCGTAAGCAAAGATGCAGCCTCGAGGTCCGCACTGCGACGTCTAAGCTGAAGAAGGAGAACTTCGAGTTCGTCCGCACGCTCGGAACTGGTGAGTACATTCTAGTGAATTACGTGCTCTGCCTGTCATTGCCACGGGCGCATACAACCGTTTTCGGCGTGAAACTTCGAATTGTACGCCTTTTTGGTGCATCTATCGTCAACTTTACTGACATGCGCGCAGGTGGTTTCGGACGTGTTCTGCTAGCAATCCCGAAAGGCGTGGAGGGCATGGAGGAGCCATGCGCTGTGAAACGTCAGAAGAAGTACACCCTGATTGTGCAGAAGCAGGTCGATCACGTGATCTCCGagaagaagctgctggcCAGCGTTAACCACCCGTTCATCGTGAACATGCTCGGCACGTTCAAGGACCCGCAGTACATTTACATCGTGATGGAGTGCGTGTTCGGTGGCGACTTTTTCGGCTACCTGCGCAGCGTGGACAGGCTGAGCAGCGAGGCTGCGATGTTCTACGCCGGGCAGATCACCGCCATCTTCGAGTACATGCACTCGCACAACATCATCTACCGTGACCTCAAACCAGAGAACTTGCTAGTGGGCCGCGACGGGTACCTCAAGTTGACTGATTTCGGTTTCGCCAAGGTCGTCGAGATGCGCACGTACACGCTGTGTGGCACGCCCGAGTACCTCGCCCCCGAGATCCTGCTCAACAAAGGACACGGCAAGGCGGTTGACTGGTGGACGCTGGGCATCCTCATCTACGAAATGTTGGTGGGCTACCCGCCCTTCTACAACGAGGACCCCATGGGCATCTACAAGAAGACGCTGGAGTGCCGCCCCGTTTACCCGAGCTTCTACGACCGGTAGGTCCGCAAAGTGGTGTCTCACGCTTCCCAGCGATGCCAAGGAGCTGACCAAGAAACTGCTGACCTTCGACCCGTCGAAGCGTCTCGGTAACCTGCACAAGGGAGCTGAGGACGTTCGCACGTGCAAGTGGTTGTCGGGGTTGGACTTCGGCAAGCTGCTTAAGAAGGAACTGCCCGCCCCGTATGTGCCCGAGTTGAAAGTAGGTGCCACTGCGTACTGCCCGCAAGCATTTTGCAGAGCAATGACGATACTGGTAAATTCGGTGACTATCCGGATTCGATGGACATCCCCCGTCCGGTCGAGGGCCGTGACGATCCCTTTGACAACTGGTGATTTGATACTCTCCGCCCGGCAAAAACGCCACCCTGTAACTGTAGCATCATAATATATTACTTTTAAACTGTGCGCGCGAATAGACGTTCGCGGGGTGTGTAGGCCGCGGGATGTGTAAGGCCACGAGGCGCCGCTCCTGAGTGTGCCCCAAGTGTTGCGCGCGCTGGCCGTGCATCCCGTTCCGCGGCACAGTTAACGTTCCTCAGCGTGTTCTCTGAGGCTCTGGTGGCGCACATTCCCCGCGTCTGCTAGTTGACGCGATGTCTATGTGCGTACGGCTCTACGCATTATAATGTTCGCGCTGCACACACCGCTGTAGACTGGTGCCCCTTCTGCCGTTTTGCACCGCTTCACTTCGGATACCGATCGGCGCTTTGTGACTGTGTCGCATGAGCCATGGCACCTCCGGATGTTACCGCGATGGCGCCGGTAGGTCGCGCTGACTCCGACGAGTTTTCGGGCGAGCTTGTTTTTTCGAACCGAACGCTTGCGAGCGCGCCCGAGAATGCGAGTGTGCCGGCCGAGGAAGATATCATGCGCCTCCCCTCTCTGGGCGAGGGGTACAAGAGCAGCCTCTTGGAGCCCAGCACTGCCGCGAGTGGCGGCTCTAGGGCGTCTTTCATGCGCTGGCATTCCCAGGGCCACCTTCTGATGGAGATGAAGCGCGACGACGAGCGGATGCGCCGAGAGGCGAAGGCGCTGTTCGAAAGCTCCTCATGCGGCGATTCCATGTGCGAGGGCGAGTTCGGGTCGACGAAGCCCTCCGAGAGCCCGGATAGCGATCGGCACGATTCTCTGGCGCGCCTTAGCACTGTGTTCTTCACTTCCGACTCGCAGCTACAGCCCGTAAACAACGGCGTGGTTTCGTTCTTGCTGAAGACGTTCCgccagctggacgagtcGAAGCTGATTTCCGCTCCTTTTGAGCTCACCTCCGAGATCGAGGCGTTCCGCAGCCGCATATTCGAGGTGATGAACAAGGAATTCAACAGCCTCAGCCTGTcggaggcgctgctcacGGTTGCGTTCAACCACTACGCCGGCGTCTCGCACCCCGGGTACATGACCCTGGACGAGTACATGTCGATGATGTCGCTGTACAAGGGTGTCTTTGCGAACGAGACGATGACGCGGTTCGTGTTCGACTCCATGgaccggcggcggcagctgATGATCACGTTGAACGACTTCATCGCCGGCATGATGGCCTGCTCCCCGCAGGCAGCCCACAAGGTGACCAGCGCCACCGGCCGCCTGCGCCTGCAGCACATCTTCCGGGCCTACGACGTCAAGCGCAAGGGCTATCTGGACCACGACGCGCTCCGCGTGCTGCTGACCCAcatccagcagcttgcGCGCATAGCCAACAGCTCGAAGGTGGAACGGATGCCGAGCATGAACGGGTCGTTCATCGACATACGTCGCAGCGATTCGCTATCTGAGTCGGACCCGCAGAGCGCCACCTCCAATCTGAACGAAGTGTTGGACCTGATCATGTCGACGTACGAGAACGGCTTCGGTTACGACGCGTTTTACTCATCTGTCGAGAGCGGCCTAATCAAGGACTCGCACCTGCTGTTGCGTTCGGACAAGGATTTCGCCGAGCTCgtaggtcaacacctgaTCCATGCACTCGGTCGCGTGGTCATCCCGTCTGAGGTGGCGGCCAAGGCCGAGGTCACACCGCTTCCTGTCGAAACACCACCACCTCAGGAAGAGGAACCTAAGCCCGCCCCAGTCAACGAGGACGTGTCGGGACGATCCGTTGATCGCACGAGGAAGCCCTCCATCTGGTCCTCCGCCAACTCCCCGAGGTCGGCCGAGGCAACAAGTCTGGCACCCTCACCCTACGCCAGCACGTACGCTCGCGATGGCAGGGTGCATTCCCTGGAGCCGTTTTACGGCCTCAGCGGCGTGCGCGAATCTCCCAGGTCCCTGTCTTCAAGGAGCCACTACGGCCTTTCCGGGCTAGGCACCGATCGCAAGCCGCTGTTCCAACCTGCGCCTCTGAAGGGCGGCTCTTTGGACGCCACAATACGCCCTTTCAACGAAGACGCGTTCTTCCGGAAGCTGGCTCCGTACACGAAGGCTGGCAACTTCAGGTCGTATGATGCCGATAATGAACCCCGCCAGCTTGGCGGTAAGGCATCCGCGTTGGGCTTGGGCTTGGGCATGGGGATACCTCAGGGTGCCTCCGCGTTCCAAGGCAGTGCGGCCGTCAGCGAACCCGAACTGCCCGCTGGCAACTTGCTATCCACCAAGGCTTTGGAAAACGCTCTCAGTGCCACCCGCGGACAAGGTGTTGCACGGGACGTCGTCCCGTTCCTGCCAAAAGGTGAGAACGCGTGGAACCGCGCGAAGAGCGTGGAGTGCCACACAGAGTGGATGACGTTTCGGAAGCGCGCTGACACTGATGGCATCTTGGGGACCTCTCGTAGCGCCGGCTACGCACGCATCTCCGGCCTGGGTATGGCCGGATTCGGCTTTTCAGATCTATGCGACCCGGTGAAGGACAAAATGGGCATCTCCGAGTCCATGTTGACCTCCAACTTGAACATGTCTACAACGCCACCGCAGGACACCACCACCGAGACGTTGGCACTGAACGATGCCTCGCCCAGCATGATCGGGGCGACACTCCGTCGCTCCAACTCGCGGTCGCAGGAGACAACGGAGTGCAAGATGGACGCGCCAGCTCCGGAGCGCCACAACAGCGTGAGGTTCGAGGACTCCGTGCCAGCGTCGTCTGCCACGGCGGCCTCGGATTCCGATCTCGAGGGCATCCTCAGCAGGCGCCTGTCGGACCTCTGCCGCCGCTACCGCGCGAGGTTCATCGGGTTCAACAGCTGCATGCTCGCTGACAGCACGATCGCGTTGAAGGTGTACGGCGAGATTTACACCAGGACGTTCAAGTGCCAAGACTATTGGGGCG
This genomic stretch from Babesia bigemina genome assembly Bbig001, chromosome : III harbors:
- a CDS encoding protein kinase domain containing protein, putative; amino-acid sequence: MAQEKEEGVGCAAGLIALIKRMFNRKERRKQRCSLEVRTATSKLKKENFEFVRTLGTGGFGRVLLAIPKGVEGMEEPCAVKRQKKYTLIVQKQVDHVISEKKLLASVNHPFIVNMLGTFKDPQYIYIVMECVFGGDFFGYLRSVDRLSSEAAMFYAGQITAIFEYMHSHNIIYRDLKPENLLVGRDGYLKLTDFGFAKVVEMRTYTLCGTPEYLAPEILLNKGHGKAVDWWTLGILIYEMLVGYPPFYNEDPMGIYKKTLECRPVYPSFYDRDAKELTKKLLTFDPSKRLGNLHKGAEDVRTCKWLSGLDFGKLLKKELPAPYVPELKSNDDTGKFGDYPDSMDIPRPVEGRDDPFDNW
- a CDS encoding Protein belonging to kish family, translating into MTALLSLPSFIVVLLLTICTSSYLKVFLPNYFNARRPGFFGLLGKLAVIGDRLSPYVAFCCIVCAFWILFMR
- a CDS encoding U2 small nuclear ribonucleoprotein B', putative is translated as MMPEQAYHAADTLPNQTLYVSNLDDQVHVNDIIKLLFELFIPYGEIVDIRARRTQKLRGQAFVSFSEISSATAALKGVNNRIFLNRPIKVAYARTQSHRSMKPSECYRLLTSERHRPSDPAPTQDAAEGAQDSSGSHTLFVENMHPEMNKMAVEILFKQYPGYKDCRFVEGKCVAFVDFATEYQGEVALQGLQGFKVSHGHELRISFAK